In Crinalium epipsammum PCC 9333, the following are encoded in one genomic region:
- a CDS encoding phasin family protein, whose product MAGLSDIVQKAFYLGVGLAATAGEKAGEKITELRAQAQKLADEMVAKGEMTAEESRHFVDDMMQQAQQPTVKSSSNAKTEPRRIEIIDDDEPASKDVSQAEAMRQQVEALQEELRRLKRS is encoded by the coding sequence ATTGTCCAAAAAGCATTTTATTTAGGCGTTGGGTTAGCTGCTACGGCGGGGGAAAAAGCTGGGGAAAAAATAACCGAGTTACGCGCCCAAGCGCAAAAGCTGGCGGATGAAATGGTTGCTAAAGGCGAGATGACAGCAGAAGAAAGCCGTCATTTTGTCGATGATATGATGCAACAAGCACAGCAGCCTACAGTAAAGTCATCCAGCAATGCTAAGACGGAACCACGTCGGATTGAAATTATTGATGATGACGAACCAGCATCTAAGGATGTTAGTCAGGCAGAAGCTATGCGTCAACAGGTGGAGGCTTTACAGGAAGAACTCCGCCGTCTCAAACGTAGTTAA
- the queF gene encoding preQ(1) synthase: MTQSPTQEQSSPAENLEMKYGERNIAEGQLITFPNPRIGRRYNISITLPEFTCKCPFSGYPDFASIYINYVPNERVVELKAIKLYINSYRDRYISHEESVNQILDDFVAACDPLEVTIKGDFSPRGNVHTVVEVHHQKSN, translated from the coding sequence ATGACTCAATCTCCTACCCAGGAACAATCATCACCAGCAGAAAATTTAGAAATGAAGTACGGCGAACGTAATATTGCCGAGGGGCAGTTAATTACGTTCCCAAATCCACGAATAGGGCGGCGTTATAATATTTCAATTACATTGCCAGAATTTACCTGCAAGTGTCCCTTTTCTGGCTATCCAGACTTTGCCAGTATTTACATTAACTATGTTCCCAATGAACGGGTTGTAGAGTTAAAAGCAATTAAGTTATATATCAATAGCTATCGCGATCGCTATATTTCTCACGAAGAATCGGTGAATCAAATTCTTGATGATTTTGTAGCTGCTTGTGACCCCTTAGAAGTCACAATTAAAGGAGATTTTTCTCCTCGTGGAAATGTTCACACCGTTGTTGAAGTTCATCATCAAAAGTCTAATTAA
- a CDS encoding cytochrome c biogenesis protein: MTAKDSLDLSNLGSAPKKFFLRELLQRLADLRLAIVLLLAIALFSISGTVIEQGQSPAFYQANYPEHPALFGFLTWKVIQVVGLDHVYRTWWFLALLIVFGSSLTACTFTRQFPALSAARRWKFYDQPRQFQKLALSAELNAGSFNSLTQLLKQKRYQVFQEGDKLYARKGLVGRIGPIVVHASMLIILAGSIWGAMTGFLAQEMVPSGATFQVKNILDAGVWAAPQIPKDWSVHVNRFWIDYTPNGAIDQFYSDLSVLDNQGKEVDREKIYVNKPLRYRGVTLYQTDWAIAGVRVRLNNSPIFQLPMAQLDTGGKGRIWGTWIPTKPDLSEGVSLLAKDLQGTALVYDNSGKLITSVRAGTATEINGIKLSLLDLIGSTGLQIKADPGIPIVYTGFGLLMLSVMMSYVSHSQVWALQKDGQLYVGGRTNRAQVTFERELIEVLEQLKMPQEEESALAKSAEGIAPESLASLN, encoded by the coding sequence ATGACTGCAAAAGATTCTCTTGATTTATCAAACTTAGGGTCAGCACCCAAAAAGTTTTTCCTGCGGGAATTGTTACAAAGGCTGGCTGATTTGCGGTTGGCAATTGTGCTGTTGCTGGCGATCGCACTTTTCAGTATTTCTGGTACTGTAATTGAGCAAGGACAATCTCCAGCTTTTTACCAAGCTAATTATCCAGAACATCCTGCTTTATTCGGTTTTCTGACTTGGAAAGTGATCCAAGTAGTAGGTTTAGATCATGTCTATCGTACTTGGTGGTTTTTAGCTTTACTAATTGTATTTGGCAGTAGCTTAACAGCTTGTACGTTTACTCGCCAATTTCCTGCATTAAGTGCGGCGCGTCGGTGGAAATTTTATGACCAACCTCGCCAATTTCAAAAATTAGCTTTAAGTGCAGAATTAAACGCTGGTTCTTTTAATTCTCTAACTCAACTACTAAAGCAAAAACGCTATCAAGTTTTTCAAGAAGGCGATAAATTATATGCTCGTAAAGGGCTAGTTGGACGTATAGGACCAATTGTTGTTCATGCCAGTATGTTGATTATTCTGGCTGGATCAATTTGGGGCGCGATGACTGGCTTTTTAGCTCAAGAAATGGTTCCTAGTGGCGCTACGTTTCAGGTTAAAAACATTTTAGATGCGGGTGTTTGGGCAGCACCACAAATTCCTAAAGATTGGTCTGTTCATGTAAATCGCTTTTGGATTGATTACACGCCTAATGGTGCTATCGATCAGTTTTACTCGGATTTGTCGGTTCTGGATAATCAGGGGAAGGAAGTTGATCGTGAAAAAATTTATGTGAATAAACCCTTGCGTTATCGAGGGGTAACTTTATATCAAACTGATTGGGCGATCGCAGGTGTTCGAGTAAGGTTAAATAATAGCCCCATATTCCAACTACCAATGGCACAATTGGATACTGGGGGAAAAGGTCGGATTTGGGGTACTTGGATTCCTACTAAACCTGATTTAAGTGAGGGAGTTTCCCTATTAGCAAAAGATTTGCAGGGAACGGCGCTAGTTTATGATAATAGCGGCAAACTTATTACTAGCGTTCGTGCTGGAACGGCGACAGAGATTAATGGAATAAAATTAAGTCTGCTCGATCTTATTGGTAGCACTGGTTTACAAATTAAAGCTGATCCAGGTATTCCAATTGTTTATACTGGCTTTGGTTTACTGATGCTGAGTGTGATGATGAGTTATGTTTCTCACTCACAAGTTTGGGCGCTACAAAAAGATGGACAGCTTTATGTCGGAGGTAGAACTAACCGCGCTCAAGTTACTTTTGAAAGAGAGTTAATTGAGGTTTTGGAACAACTTAAAATGCCCCAGGAAGAGGAGAGTGCGTTGGCGAAGTCTGCCGAAGGCATCGCGCCTGAATCTCTTGCTAGTTTGAATTGA
- a CDS encoding cytochrome c biogenesis protein CcdA, with the protein MMETLQTQLYEIGQFANTLVSNQLTHLSLLSIGIIFTAGLLTSLTPCMLSMLPITIGYIGGYESKSRLQAAIQSTWFALGLATTLAGLGIFAALVGQVYGQLAIGLPIVVSIVAIIMGLNLLEALPLQLPSFGGLEWISKDLPEGVRSYLIGLTFGLVASPCSTPVLASLLAWVATTQDLILGGVLLLSYTAGYVAPLILAGTFTASIKKLLELRRWSSWITPVSGVLLVGFGVFSLLYRIPAGIF; encoded by the coding sequence ATGATGGAAACGTTGCAAACTCAACTATATGAAATAGGGCAATTTGCTAATACTCTAGTATCAAACCAGCTTACACACCTGAGTTTACTTAGTATCGGTATTATCTTTACTGCTGGACTACTAACAAGCCTAACGCCGTGTATGCTTTCGATGTTACCGATTACTATTGGCTACATTGGAGGATATGAAAGTAAAAGCAGACTACAAGCAGCTATTCAGTCAACTTGGTTTGCTTTGGGATTAGCAACTACGTTGGCAGGATTAGGTATTTTTGCTGCTTTGGTGGGACAAGTTTATGGTCAGCTAGCAATTGGTTTGCCGATTGTTGTTAGCATTGTAGCTATTATTATGGGGCTGAACTTACTGGAAGCTTTGCCTTTACAATTGCCTTCCTTTGGAGGTTTAGAGTGGATTTCTAAAGATTTACCAGAGGGAGTACGTTCTTATTTAATTGGTTTAACTTTTGGTTTGGTGGCTTCCCCGTGTAGTACTCCGGTTTTGGCAAGTTTACTAGCGTGGGTAGCTACAACACAGGACTTAATTTTGGGTGGAGTTCTGCTATTGTCTTACACTGCTGGCTATGTAGCACCGTTGATTTTAGCGGGTACTTTTACGGCTTCCATTAAAAAATTGCTGGAGTTACGTCGGTGGTCGAGTTGGATTACGCCTGTTAGTGGCGTACTGTTGGTAGGATTTGGGGTTTTTTCGTTGCTGTATCGAATTCCTGCGGGAATTTTTTAA
- a CDS encoding FtsW/RodA/SpoVE family cell cycle protein: MNLSLLVPFFDSSVREWSLSARLLRWLTFLWLFVGLVVLFSASYPNGDANYGDGLYYFKRQIIWVLIALVIFNLVVRFPLRHVLGMAPWFLMVILSLIFLTLVPGLGDTTNGATRWLSLGPIAIQPSELIKPFLVLQSARIFGQWERLTWKVRFTWLGIFGGVLLGILLQPNLSTTALCGMTLWLIALASGLPFSYLGGTALGGVMLAVISISLKEYQQRRVMSFLNPWADPMKNGYQLVQSLLAVGSGGTWGSGFGLSQQKLFYLPIEYTDFIFAVYAEEFGFAGSVMLLLLLITYATVGLIVAIKTRHKIHRLVAIGATILLVGQSLLNIGVATGALPTTGLPLPMFSYGGNSMIASLMAAGLLIRVARESSEADVVSLHDRRQFGSRRQRPSGQRP, from the coding sequence ATGAATTTAAGCTTACTGGTTCCTTTTTTTGACTCCTCAGTGCGGGAATGGTCTTTATCAGCGCGGCTGTTGCGTTGGTTAACGTTCTTGTGGCTGTTTGTTGGGTTAGTAGTTTTGTTCTCAGCATCTTATCCTAATGGCGATGCTAACTATGGTGATGGGCTTTATTATTTTAAGCGGCAAATAATCTGGGTTCTAATTGCTTTAGTAATATTTAACCTGGTAGTGCGTTTCCCCTTACGTCATGTGCTGGGAATGGCTCCTTGGTTTTTGATGGTAATCTTGAGCTTAATTTTCCTTACTTTGGTTCCGGGGCTGGGGGATACTACAAATGGTGCTACTCGCTGGTTATCATTGGGACCAATAGCAATTCAACCATCTGAATTAATTAAGCCATTCCTAGTACTACAAAGCGCGAGAATTTTTGGGCAATGGGAGCGTTTAACTTGGAAAGTGCGGTTCACTTGGTTAGGAATTTTTGGCGGTGTGCTTTTAGGAATTTTGCTACAGCCGAACCTCAGTACGACTGCCTTATGTGGTATGACCTTGTGGCTAATAGCTTTAGCATCTGGATTGCCATTCTCTTATCTAGGGGGAACTGCCTTGGGTGGAGTGATGTTGGCAGTTATCAGTATCAGTTTGAAGGAATATCAGCAACGACGGGTAATGTCTTTTTTGAATCCTTGGGCTGATCCAATGAAGAATGGTTATCAGCTAGTTCAAAGTTTATTAGCGGTCGGTTCTGGAGGAACTTGGGGGTCAGGTTTTGGTCTGTCGCAACAGAAGTTGTTTTATTTACCAATTGAGTACACAGATTTTATCTTTGCTGTGTATGCTGAAGAATTTGGCTTTGCTGGTAGCGTTATGTTGCTTTTATTATTAATAACTTATGCAACAGTAGGGTTAATTGTTGCTATTAAGACTAGGCATAAAATTCACAGGCTGGTGGCTATAGGAGCAACGATTTTGTTAGTTGGGCAGTCTTTGCTGAATATTGGAGTTGCTACTGGTGCTTTACCTACCACTGGTTTGCCGTTGCCAATGTTTAGCTATGGCGGAAATTCTATGATTGCTAGTTTGATGGCGGCTGGATTACTGATTCGAGTCGCGCGAGAAAGTAGTGAAGCCGATGTTGTATCTTTGCACGATCGCCGTCAATTTGGATCTCGAAGGCAGCGTCCATCTGGGCAGAGACCCTGA
- a CDS encoding phycobilisome linker polypeptide has product MRMFKVTACVPSQTRIRTQRELQNTYFTKLVPYENWFREQQRIMKMGGKIVKVELATGKQGTNTGLL; this is encoded by the coding sequence ATGCGGATGTTTAAAGTTACTGCCTGCGTTCCTAGCCAAACTCGGATTCGCACACAGAGGGAGTTACAAAACACCTATTTTACAAAGCTAGTTCCTTATGAAAACTGGTTCCGTGAACAACAACGGATTATGAAAATGGGTGGAAAAATTGTCAAAGTTGAACTAGCTACTGGCAAACAAGGAACAAATACAGGTTTGCTGTAA
- the apcB gene encoding allophycocyanin subunit beta gives MQDAITSVINSSDVQGKYLDTASISKLKAYFQTGELRVRAASTISANAATIVKEAVAKALLYSDITRPGGNMYTTRRYAACIRDLDYYLRYATYAMLAGDPSILDERVLNGLKETYNSLGVPIGATVQAIQAIKEVTASLVGADAGKEMGVYLDYISSGLS, from the coding sequence ATGCAAGACGCAATTACTTCAGTTATCAATTCTTCCGATGTCCAAGGTAAATACTTGGATACTGCTTCAATCAGCAAATTAAAAGCTTATTTCCAAACTGGTGAACTGCGTGTTCGTGCTGCAAGCACAATCAGCGCTAACGCCGCTACCATCGTCAAGGAAGCAGTTGCTAAAGCTCTGTTGTACTCTGACATCACCCGTCCCGGTGGAAATATGTACACCACCCGTCGCTATGCTGCTTGCATCCGCGACCTCGACTACTACCTCCGCTATGCTACCTATGCAATGTTAGCTGGCGACCCATCCATCCTTGATGAGCGCGTATTAAACGGTTTGAAAGAAACCTACAACTCATTAGGTGTACCTATTGGTGCTACCGTTCAAGCTATCCAAGCTATCAAAGAAGTTACTGCTAGCTTAGTTGGTGCTGATGCTGGTAAAGAAATGGGCGTTTACCTCGACTACATCTCAAGCGGCTTAAGCTAA